ACTGTTTCTGAGTACCATCATGGAGGAGGCGAAGCGCAATTACGGCGACGTGCAGGCGTACGATGTCATCGTGGACGCCTGCGCCATGCACCTCGTGCGCCACCCGCAGAGTTTCGACGTGATCGTGGCGACCAACCTGTTCGGTGACATCCTGTCGGACTTGACCGCCGGTCTGACCGGTGGTCTGGGCATTGCGCCCAGCGGCAACATCGGCCTGGAGCACGCGGTCTTCGAGAGCGTCCACGGCTCGGCTCCCGACATTGCCGGACAGGGCGTGTCCAACCCCACGGCCACCGTACTGTCGGCAGCAATGCTGCTCGACCATCTGGGCGAAGCCGAAGCTGCTCGCAAACTCGAGACGGCCGTGGACACAGTGCTTCAGGAAGGCCCACGCACGCGTGATCTTGGCGGCTCGGCCAGCACCGCGCAATTTACTGACGCGCTGATCGCCCGGGTCAAATAAGCGCATGAGAATTAAATTGTGAAGTAAAAATATCAAGCTCATTTCACGGGACGTGTTTGGCACGTCCCGCGAAATTTTCCATTGGCATTTGATGAAAAGATGCTAAAATTTTAACGAATCCAGGAGGAGTGCATGACTCAGTTTCTCCAACGCCTGCTGAATCCGAAACCCGCCGCCATCGGCGTGGAAATCGGCACGAGCGCCATCAAGATCGTGGCGCTCAAACCAGGCTCACCGCCCCAACTCACCCATGCCCTCATGGTGCCGACACCCATCGGCTCGATGCGCGACGGTCTGGTCATCGAACCGCAGACTGTGGCCAGCGAGATCAAAAATGCCCTGGCCAAACACGGAATCCAGGCCAAATACGCCGTCAGCACCGTACCCAACCAGAGCGCCATCACCCGCAACATCATGGTGCCCAAGATGGAGCGCAAGGACCTTGACGAAGCCATCAAATGGGAAGCTGAGCGTTACATTCCGTTTCCGATCGATGAAGTGACAGTGGATTACGATCTGCTCGACGATCCGAAACAGGTGGCGGATGAGGGGCAGATGGAAATCGTGATCGCCGCCGCCCCAACCGAGGCTGTCGCCCGACAGGTCGAGGTGCTGCGCCTGGCCGGACTCGAACCACTGATCGTCGATCTCAAACCGTTCGCGGCCCTGCGGGCGTTGCGCGGCAACCTGCTCGGTGCCCACCTGAGCCCTACCACCCTGGCGGGCCACAACTACACCGAGGACGGCGAGGTGGCCCTGGTCCTCGAAATCGGCGCATCGAGCTCGGTGATCGCACTCGTACGGGGAGCACGTATCCTGATGACCCGCAACATCGGTCTCTCTGCCGACGATTTCACTACTGCCCTGCAAAAAGCCTTCAATCTCGACTTCGCGTCCAGCGAGGAAATCAAGATCAGCTACGCAGTGGCAACCACACCCACCGAGGACGAGGAGAACCTGCTGAACTTCGACATGTCGCGCGAGCAGTACTCGCCGGCCCGGGTGTTCGAAGTCCTTCGCCCGGTATTGGGCGAACTGATCACCGAAGTTCGCCGGTCGCTCGAGTACTACCGGGTTCAGGCCGGTGACGTGATGGTCGATCGGACATACCTGGCCGGTGGTGGGGCCAAACTGCGCGGTCTGGCGGGCGCGGTCAGTGACGCGCTTGGACTGCGTGTCGAAATCGCCTCGCCCTGGTTGTCCGTGAACGTGGACGAATCGAAAGTCGACATGGGCTATCTCCAGAGCCACGGTCCCGAATTCACGGTGCCACTCGGGCTGGCCCTGCGAGGAGTGAGCAGCCTTGATTAACATCAACCTTCTGCCCAAGGACCAGCGCCGGGCATCAGGACCCGACTACTGGAAGCTGGGCGCCGGCGCGTTCGCCGGTGTGGCCGTGCTGACCATGGTGATTCTGCAAACCAGCGTCAGCGGTACCCTGTCGGGCCTCAACCGCCAGATCGAGGAGCACCAGAGTGAAATCGCGGTGCTCAAACCTCAAGTCGACGAGCGCAACCGCCTGCAGGCCGAGAAAACCAAACTGGAGTCGGTCACGAGCGTGGCCAACACACTCAAGGCCGGACAGACCTCCTGGAGTGACGACCTCGCGCGGTTTGTCCGTCAACTTCCCAGCGGCGACGCTCCGGTAGTGGCGCTCAGTTCGCTTTCCATGCGTGCGGTCGATGCCGGTGCCCAGCAGGCCGCCGCTCAGAACGGCCTTTACGACGGCAAGGCAGTGAGCAAAGAAGTGCAGCTCAGTGGCAAGGCCCGTTCGAGTGCGGCGCTCGTCCAGTTTGTCAACGCCTTCGAGCAGGCTCCGGACTTCGGTGTGCAGTTCCAGAACATGCAACGCGAACAGGCGGGCGGTCAGTACAGCTTCTCGGCCACCGTCGGCATGGTCGGCGCCCAAGCCGAGAACGTCAGGCCGACGGGAACCAGCGGAGCGCAGGCAGGCGCGCCCCAGGCCACAGCGCCGCAGGCGCCAACCGACGCCAGCGCCGCCAACGCAGGAGGGTCGAGATAATGGGCAGTTTTTCCCTGTCGAAACTCAAGGGGCGCGACGTGTTCCTGATCGTCGTGGTGCTGGTCGTGCTGGCAAGCGCACTGTGGTACACCCTGTTCTACAGCGCCAGCAAAGCCGAAATCGACAATAAAAAGCTCGAACTCGAAAGTCTCGCAACCCAGGTACAGGCATCACGAGCTGCAGTAGCGCAACTCCCGGCCTTGCAGCAGGACGTCGCGCAACTTTCGTTGCAGCGTGATGAGCTGCTCCGCGCCCTGCCGGCGACGGCCAAGATGGGCAGCCTGCTAAGTGAAATTCGTACGAACGTCCTCGCCTCGGGCGCGGAGTTGACCGGTGTCACCCAAGGCGGCGGACAGGCCGCCGGTCTGCCGGCCGGCGTACGTCCCCTCGGAATCAGCCTCAGCCTCGACGGCCAGTTCGCCCCGCTCTACCGTGTCCTGAAATCGCTGGAGGCCATGAACCGCTTCTCGACCATCAATTCGGTGGGCCTGACCATGGGCAACCCCGAAAGCTTCGATCCCAAACTCAGCGGCCAGGTGGCCCTCACCATCTACACCTTCGATCCTTCGGCAGCGGGCCAGGCTGGAAACAACGCGCCCAACGCCGCTCCCGCCGCCCCGAGCGCGCC
The Deinococcus peraridilitoris DSM 19664 genome window above contains:
- the pilM gene encoding type IV pilus assembly protein PilM, translating into MTQFLQRLLNPKPAAIGVEIGTSAIKIVALKPGSPPQLTHALMVPTPIGSMRDGLVIEPQTVASEIKNALAKHGIQAKYAVSTVPNQSAITRNIMVPKMERKDLDEAIKWEAERYIPFPIDEVTVDYDLLDDPKQVADEGQMEIVIAAAPTEAVARQVEVLRLAGLEPLIVDLKPFAALRALRGNLLGAHLSPTTLAGHNYTEDGEVALVLEIGASSSVIALVRGARILMTRNIGLSADDFTTALQKAFNLDFASSEEIKISYAVATTPTEDEENLLNFDMSREQYSPARVFEVLRPVLGELITEVRRSLEYYRVQAGDVMVDRTYLAGGGAKLRGLAGAVSDALGLRVEIASPWLSVNVDESKVDMGYLQSHGPEFTVPLGLALRGVSSLD
- a CDS encoding type 4a pilus biogenesis protein PilO; translated protein: MGSFSLSKLKGRDVFLIVVVLVVLASALWYTLFYSASKAEIDNKKLELESLATQVQASRAAVAQLPALQQDVAQLSLQRDELLRALPATAKMGSLLSEIRTNVLASGAELTGVTQGGGQAAGLPAGVRPLGISLSLDGQFAPLYRVLKSLEAMNRFSTINSVGLTMGNPESFDPKLSGQVALTIYTFDPSAAGQAGNNAPNAAPAAPSAPPAGGNQ